From Synechococcus sp. A10-1-5-1, a single genomic window includes:
- a CDS encoding RNA helicase, with product MPSSSASAPGTPAQSTDVPPLEQLFPFSLDDFQLEAIEALNQGHSVVVSAPTGSGKTLIGEYAIHRALAHGQKVFYTTPLKALSNQKLRDFREQFGAERVGLMTGDLTVNREASIVVMTTEIFRNMLYAEAEAGDDPLADVEAVVLDECHYMNDSQRGTVWEESIIHCPPVVQLVALSATVANAGQLTDWIEAVHGPTRLVLSDFRPVPLQFSFCSAKGLHPLLNDEGTGLHPNCKVWRAPKGRNRRGPKTPRPPQPEAPPLGFVVAQMADRDMLPAIYFIFSRRGCDKAVRDLGKICLVSPDEQARIQERLDAFMAATPEAVRDGGHDDALLRGIAAHHAGVLPAWKELIEELFQQGLVKVVFATETLAAGINMPARSTVISALSKRTERGHRALMGSEFLQMAGRAGRRGLDSQGYVVTVQSRFEGVREAGQLATSPADPLVSQFTPSYGMVLNLLQRYELSKAKELVERSFGRYLATLDLSEDEARITELREQLGDLSGTVENVDWEDFEDYEKQRGRLREERRLLRILQQQAEETLAHELTLALRFASEGTLVSLKAPVLRGRVTPAVIVEKQQGSGQFPLLCCLTDENVWVLVPCSAVVSLHAELTCLQVKDVAIPELHRPGELRHGDQASGGLALAVGHMAGRHDMVTPQYDLAGEVQAQAHLVRELELALELHPAHGAGDRKKLRKQRFRMEELEGEIAERQRILHFRANRHWETFLALIEILRFFGCLDGDEGLDPSEVGRTVAALRGDNELWLGMALMSGHLDELEPSDLAAVLEAISTEVNRPDLWSGYPPPPAADEAMHDLRGIRRELQRQQEAAKVVMPVWFEGELMGLVHAWAKGVSWSDLIANTSLDEGDVVRIMRRTVDLLAQIPYCEAISEQLRSNARAALKAINRFPVQEPIDGGHAKGGGSNPATARQNDPKGDPSVLNSVA from the coding sequence ATGCCCAGCAGCAGCGCATCGGCCCCCGGCACCCCGGCCCAGTCCACGGACGTGCCGCCGCTCGAGCAGCTGTTTCCCTTCAGCCTCGATGACTTTCAGCTTGAGGCGATTGAAGCCCTGAACCAGGGCCATTCCGTGGTGGTGAGTGCTCCCACTGGCTCGGGCAAGACCCTGATTGGTGAGTACGCGATTCATCGCGCCTTGGCCCACGGCCAGAAGGTCTTCTACACAACGCCGCTCAAGGCCCTTTCGAACCAGAAACTGCGGGACTTCCGCGAGCAGTTCGGGGCTGAACGCGTCGGCCTGATGACCGGCGACCTCACCGTGAATCGGGAGGCCTCAATCGTGGTGATGACCACGGAGATCTTCCGGAACATGCTCTACGCCGAGGCCGAGGCGGGTGATGACCCCCTGGCCGACGTGGAAGCCGTGGTGCTCGATGAGTGCCACTACATGAACGACTCCCAGCGCGGGACGGTCTGGGAGGAGTCGATCATTCACTGCCCTCCGGTGGTGCAGCTGGTGGCCCTCTCGGCGACGGTGGCGAATGCCGGGCAGCTGACTGACTGGATCGAGGCGGTCCATGGGCCAACACGCTTGGTCCTGAGCGACTTCCGGCCGGTGCCGCTGCAGTTCAGCTTCTGCAGCGCCAAGGGCCTTCATCCCCTGCTCAACGACGAGGGCACCGGCCTTCACCCCAATTGCAAGGTCTGGCGTGCCCCCAAAGGCCGCAACCGCCGTGGACCCAAAACCCCCAGGCCTCCGCAACCTGAGGCTCCACCCCTGGGCTTCGTCGTGGCTCAGATGGCCGATCGGGACATGCTCCCGGCCATCTATTTCATCTTCAGCAGGCGCGGCTGCGATAAGGCTGTTCGTGATCTGGGCAAGATCTGTCTGGTGAGTCCTGACGAGCAGGCCCGTATTCAGGAGCGCCTCGATGCCTTCATGGCGGCCACCCCGGAAGCGGTGCGCGATGGGGGCCATGACGATGCCCTGCTGCGCGGGATTGCGGCGCACCATGCCGGGGTCCTTCCGGCGTGGAAGGAGTTGATTGAGGAGCTCTTCCAGCAGGGACTGGTGAAGGTGGTCTTCGCCACCGAGACCCTGGCGGCCGGCATCAACATGCCCGCCCGCAGCACCGTGATTTCCGCGCTGTCCAAGCGAACGGAGCGGGGCCACCGCGCGTTGATGGGCAGCGAGTTCCTCCAAATGGCGGGCCGGGCCGGCCGCCGCGGTCTCGACTCCCAGGGCTATGTCGTCACCGTGCAGAGCCGCTTTGAGGGCGTCCGGGAGGCGGGGCAGCTCGCGACCAGTCCCGCGGACCCGCTGGTGAGTCAGTTCACCCCCAGCTACGGCATGGTTCTGAACCTGCTGCAGCGCTATGAGCTCTCCAAGGCCAAGGAGCTGGTGGAGCGCAGCTTTGGTCGCTATCTGGCGACCTTGGATCTCAGCGAGGACGAGGCCCGGATCACTGAGCTGCGCGAGCAGCTGGGTGACTTAAGCGGGACCGTCGAGAACGTCGACTGGGAGGATTTCGAGGACTACGAGAAGCAGCGTGGCCGCCTGCGGGAGGAGCGCCGTTTGCTGCGAATCCTGCAGCAGCAGGCCGAGGAAACCTTGGCCCACGAACTCACCTTGGCCCTCCGCTTTGCCAGTGAGGGAACCCTGGTCAGCCTGAAGGCCCCCGTCCTACGCGGCCGTGTCACACCCGCTGTGATCGTTGAGAAGCAGCAGGGCTCTGGCCAGTTCCCGCTCCTCTGCTGCCTCACCGATGAGAACGTCTGGGTGCTGGTGCCCTGCAGTGCGGTGGTCAGCCTGCACGCCGAGCTCACCTGCCTGCAGGTCAAGGATGTGGCCATACCCGAGCTGCATCGGCCTGGGGAGCTACGCCATGGCGATCAAGCCAGTGGCGGCTTGGCCTTGGCCGTCGGACACATGGCCGGTCGCCACGACATGGTCACTCCCCAGTACGACCTGGCTGGTGAAGTCCAAGCCCAGGCCCATCTGGTGCGCGAGCTGGAGCTGGCGCTGGAACTGCATCCGGCCCATGGCGCTGGCGATCGCAAGAAGCTGCGCAAACAGCGCTTCCGCATGGAGGAGTTGGAGGGGGAGATCGCTGAGCGGCAGCGCATCCTGCATTTCCGCGCCAATCGCCATTGGGAAACGTTCTTGGCGCTGATCGAGATCCTGCGCTTCTTCGGTTGCCTTGATGGTGATGAGGGCTTGGATCCGAGCGAGGTGGGCCGGACCGTGGCGGCCCTGCGGGGGGATAACGAGCTCTGGCTGGGGATGGCGCTGATGAGCGGCCATCTCGATGAGCTGGAGCCCTCCGACCTCGCGGCTGTGCTTGAAGCCATCTCCACGGAGGTGAATCGCCCAGACCTCTGGAGCGGCTATCCACCCCCGCCGGCTGCCGATGAGGCGATGCACGACCTGCGCGGGATTCGCCGCGAACTGCAGCGGCAACAGGAAGCAGCCAAGGTGGTGATGCCGGTCTGGTTTGAAGGCGAGTTGATGGGCCTGGTCCATGCCTGGGCCAAGGGCGTCAGCTGGAGCGACCTGATTGCCAATACCTCCCTCGATGAGGGTGATGTGGTGCGGATCATGCGCCGCACCGTGGATCTGCTCGCCCAGATCCCCTACTGCGAAGCCATCAGCGAGCAGCTGCGCAGCAATGCCCGCGCTGCCCTGAAGGCGATCAACCGTTTCCCAGTGCAGGAACCGATTGATGGGGGCCATGCGAAGGGTGGGGGATCCAATCCCGCCACCGCTCGCCAGAACGACCCCAAGGGTGATCCCTCGGTGCTCAATTCCGTGGCCTGA
- a CDS encoding cytochrome c biogenesis CcdA family protein, which translates to MLAQALADWARSGEQLLSSSLAHPGPLTVGLVFAGGLITSLGPCSLSLLPVTLAYLAGFDGGAQRPWARSLSFCSGIVGSLVLLGLGSGALGRIYGQVPGFVPTLVALLAVLMGLNLLGLVPLQLPTGPDPEQWRQRVPPALAPIAAGLAFGFAASPCTTPVLAVLLAWIAQSATPLTGALLLTAFAAGQVMPLLVAGTAAAWAPRLLSLRSIGQWVPPISGVVLLLSGCLTLLARWT; encoded by the coding sequence ATGCTGGCTCAGGCCCTAGCGGATTGGGCCCGCAGTGGTGAGCAGCTGCTGAGCAGTTCCCTGGCCCACCCAGGACCTCTCACCGTGGGGTTGGTCTTTGCCGGCGGCTTGATCACCAGCTTGGGGCCCTGCTCGCTCTCTCTGCTACCCGTCACGCTGGCCTACCTGGCTGGGTTTGATGGCGGTGCGCAGCGTCCCTGGGCCCGCAGCCTGAGTTTCTGCAGTGGCATTGTCGGCTCCCTGGTCCTGCTGGGGCTGGGCAGCGGTGCCCTGGGCCGCATCTATGGCCAGGTGCCGGGCTTTGTGCCAACCCTCGTGGCCCTACTGGCGGTTCTGATGGGGCTGAATCTGTTGGGTCTGGTGCCCCTGCAGCTCCCAACGGGACCGGATCCAGAGCAGTGGCGGCAACGGGTCCCACCGGCCCTGGCGCCGATCGCCGCGGGCCTGGCCTTCGGGTTCGCCGCCTCCCCCTGCACCACACCCGTCCTGGCTGTCCTGCTGGCCTGGATCGCGCAATCGGCGACCCCGCTGACCGGCGCACTCCTACTGACGGCTTTTGCCGCTGGACAGGTCATGCCTCTCCTGGTGGCGGGCACCGCGGCGGCCTGGGCACCACGCCTGCTCTCCCTGCGGTCCATCGGCCAGTGGGTGCCGCCCATCAGCGGGGTGGTGTTGCTGCTCAGCGGCTGCTTGACCCTCCTGGCCCGCTGGACCTAA
- the purB gene encoding adenylosuccinate lyase produces the protein MIERYTLPEMGAIWSEQAKFQSWLDVEIAATEANCELGRVPAEAVATIKEKASFSVERILEIEAEVRHDVIAFLTNVNEHVGDAGRHIHVGMTSSDVLDTGVALQMKASVKLLRQELDLLAEALRVLAREHKTTVMIGRSHAIHGEPITFGFKVAGWLAEVVRNQERLEHLEAAVSVGQISGAMGTYANTDPRVEEIACAKLGLVPDTASTQVISRDRHAEYIQTLALVGAALERFSTEIRNLQRTDVLEVEENFAKGQKGSSAMPHKRNPIRSERISGLARVLRSYVVAALENCALWHERDISHSSVERMMLPDCSVTLHFMLREMTSVVKGLGVYPGNMARNMNVYGGVVFSQRVLLALVETGISREDAYRIVQRNAHTAWNTDGGNFRANLEADADVTSRLNAEQLAECFSTDLHQANLDVIWQRLGI, from the coding sequence TTGATCGAGCGTTACACCCTGCCCGAGATGGGCGCCATCTGGAGCGAGCAGGCGAAGTTCCAAAGCTGGCTCGATGTGGAGATCGCCGCCACCGAAGCCAACTGCGAACTGGGCCGCGTCCCGGCTGAAGCCGTCGCCACAATCAAAGAGAAAGCCAGCTTCAGCGTCGAGCGGATCCTCGAGATCGAAGCCGAGGTCCGCCATGACGTGATCGCGTTCCTCACCAACGTCAACGAGCATGTGGGTGACGCCGGGCGCCACATCCACGTGGGCATGACCAGCTCCGATGTTCTCGACACCGGGGTCGCCCTGCAGATGAAGGCGTCCGTGAAGCTGCTGCGCCAGGAACTCGACCTACTGGCCGAGGCCCTGCGGGTGCTGGCTCGGGAGCACAAGACCACGGTGATGATCGGCCGCTCCCACGCCATCCACGGTGAACCGATCACCTTTGGATTCAAGGTGGCTGGCTGGTTGGCTGAGGTGGTCCGCAACCAGGAGCGTCTGGAGCACCTGGAGGCCGCCGTCAGCGTGGGCCAGATCTCCGGCGCCATGGGCACCTACGCCAACACCGACCCCCGGGTGGAGGAAATCGCCTGCGCCAAGCTCGGCCTGGTGCCCGACACGGCCAGCACCCAGGTGATCTCCCGCGATCGCCACGCGGAATACATCCAGACCCTGGCCCTTGTGGGTGCCGCTCTGGAGCGCTTCTCGACCGAGATCCGCAACCTGCAGCGCACCGACGTGCTCGAGGTCGAAGAGAACTTCGCCAAGGGGCAGAAGGGCAGCTCCGCCATGCCCCACAAGCGCAACCCGATTCGCAGCGAACGGATCAGCGGCCTGGCACGGGTGCTGCGCAGCTATGTCGTGGCAGCACTAGAGAACTGCGCCCTCTGGCACGAGCGGGACATCAGCCACAGCTCCGTGGAGCGAATGATGCTGCCCGACTGCTCAGTCACCCTGCACTTCATGCTCCGGGAGATGACCTCAGTCGTGAAGGGTCTCGGGGTCTACCCCGGCAACATGGCCCGCAACATGAACGTCTACGGCGGTGTGGTCTTCAGCCAGCGGGTGCTGCTGGCCCTGGTGGAAACAGGCATCAGCCGCGAAGACGCTTACCGGATCGTGCAGCGCAACGCCCATACCGCTTGGAACACCGACGGCGGCAACTTCCGGGCCAATCTGGAGGCCGACGCCGATGTGACCTCGCGTCTCAATGCCGAGCAACTGGCGGAGTGCTTCTCCACTGATCTGCACCAGGCCAACCTGGATGTGATCTGGCAGCGCCTGGGGATCTAG
- a CDS encoding cytochrome c biogenesis protein ResB, translating into MKRLIAWISDLRVAIGLLILIAAASGLGTFVPQKEAAELYHRVYDPEPWLGLLNGDAILSLQLDHVYSSSWFLALLAWLGLALILCSWRRQWPALQAALRWIDYQTPRQLSKLTLAETIAVSDPKASLARLEVLLQDRGWELQPHGDRLAARKGVLGRVGPLLVHAGLVVLMVGAAWGSLGGQRLERFLAPGNELELLNSRGETQVSVSLERFGVERDPAGRPEQFRSQLKLTPGQGQAEAPSNEEISVNHPLRYRGMTLYQADWALSALQVQLGRSPILELPLQSFPQLGEQVWGIVLPTRPDGSNPVLLALSSELGPVTAYSADADVLATLIPGGEAVEVEGIPLRVAGVIPASGILLKRDPGVPLVYGGFAIALAGGALSLIATRQIWAIAEAGNQKLHVAGLCNRNLTALANELPVLIAEVQQG; encoded by the coding sequence ATGAAGCGACTGATCGCCTGGATCTCAGACCTGCGGGTGGCCATTGGCCTCTTGATCCTGATCGCTGCGGCCAGCGGACTGGGAACCTTTGTGCCCCAGAAGGAAGCCGCTGAGCTGTACCACCGGGTCTACGACCCTGAGCCCTGGCTGGGCCTGCTGAACGGCGACGCGATCCTCTCGCTCCAGCTCGATCACGTCTATTCGAGCAGCTGGTTCCTGGCCCTGCTGGCCTGGCTCGGACTCGCCCTGATCCTCTGCAGCTGGCGGCGCCAGTGGCCGGCACTGCAGGCCGCCCTGCGTTGGATCGATTACCAGACCCCAAGGCAGCTGAGCAAACTCACCCTGGCGGAGACCATTGCCGTCAGCGATCCCAAGGCCAGCCTGGCGCGGCTCGAGGTGCTGCTCCAGGACCGTGGCTGGGAACTGCAACCCCATGGCGACCGTCTGGCCGCCCGCAAAGGGGTCCTGGGTCGGGTCGGCCCGCTGCTGGTCCATGCCGGTCTGGTCGTCCTGATGGTTGGGGCCGCCTGGGGCTCGCTTGGTGGCCAGCGCCTTGAACGGTTTCTCGCCCCGGGCAACGAACTGGAGTTGCTGAACAGCCGCGGTGAGACCCAGGTCAGCGTCAGCCTGGAGCGCTTTGGCGTGGAGAGGGACCCGGCTGGACGGCCGGAGCAGTTCCGCTCCCAGCTCAAGTTGACCCCGGGCCAAGGGCAGGCCGAGGCCCCCTCCAACGAGGAAATCAGCGTCAACCACCCGCTGCGTTACCGGGGCATGACCCTGTATCAGGCGGACTGGGCGCTCTCCGCACTGCAGGTACAACTCGGTCGAAGTCCGATCCTGGAGCTGCCGCTCCAGAGCTTTCCCCAACTGGGGGAGCAGGTCTGGGGGATCGTGCTGCCCACGCGGCCCGATGGCAGCAACCCGGTGCTGCTGGCCCTCTCCAGTGAGCTGGGCCCAGTGACGGCCTACTCCGCCGACGCTGACGTCCTGGCCACCTTGATCCCCGGTGGGGAGGCCGTTGAGGTGGAAGGGATCCCACTGCGGGTGGCTGGAGTGATCCCGGCCAGCGGAATCCTGCTCAAGCGGGACCCCGGCGTACCCCTGGTCTACGGCGGATTTGCCATCGCCCTGGCCGGTGGCGCCCTGAGCCTGATCGCGACGCGTCAGATCTGGGCGATCGCCGAGGCCGGCAACCAGAAGCTGCATGTCGCCGGTCTTTGCAACCGCAACCTGACAGCCCTGGCCAATGAGTTACCGGTACTGATCGCGGAGGTTCAGCAGGGCTGA
- a CDS encoding 23S rRNA (pseudouridine(1915)-N(3))-methyltransferase RlmH, translating into MNPSRIRILAVGKLRKSWVLEGASTFLKRLPGLQVLELRDAGMAKEAEAILAALKPDERLVILTEEGQTLDSVALARRLEGSGSERLAFVIGGAEGLDPALKARASWRLSLSPLTFPHELARLLLLEQLYRAMTIQQGGPYHKA; encoded by the coding sequence ATGAATCCGTCCCGCATCCGCATCCTGGCGGTGGGCAAGTTGCGCAAGAGCTGGGTGCTGGAGGGGGCCTCCACCTTCCTCAAACGCCTACCGGGACTGCAGGTCCTGGAGCTCCGGGATGCCGGGATGGCCAAGGAAGCAGAGGCCATCCTGGCGGCCCTAAAGCCGGACGAGCGCTTGGTGATCCTCACGGAGGAGGGTCAAACCCTGGATTCGGTGGCCCTGGCCAGGCGGCTGGAGGGCTCCGGTTCGGAGCGCCTGGCGTTTGTCATCGGGGGTGCCGAAGGCCTTGACCCGGCGTTGAAGGCCCGCGCCAGTTGGCGCCTGAGCCTCTCCCCGTTGACCTTTCCCCACGAGCTGGCCCGGTTATTGCTGCTAGAGCAGCTCTACCGGGCCATGACGATTCAGCAGGGCGGGCCGTATCACAAGGCCTAG
- a CDS encoding TlyA family RNA methyltransferase codes for MGRKRRLDLQLVELGLAASRQQAQQLIRAGKVRSGDRILDKPGLEVVPELELQVEQPQRFVSRGGEKLLAAVEAFPLGLEQRICLDGGISTGGFTDCLLQHGASRVYGVDVGYGQTAWSLRTDERLVLKERTNLRHLQPEDLYGEGDLWPDLAVADVSFIRLALVLPALGRLLQSARREAVLLVKPQFEVGKERVGKGGVVRDPLAHADAIAGVIAAAAAEGWRGCGVVASPITGPAGNHEYLLWLRSGEWSDQEKTSEAPPDGVCIRRLVEQTLAS; via the coding sequence ATGGGTCGAAAGCGACGCTTGGATTTGCAGCTGGTGGAGCTGGGGTTGGCGGCCTCACGTCAGCAGGCGCAGCAGCTGATTCGTGCCGGCAAGGTCCGCAGTGGTGATCGGATCCTCGACAAGCCCGGTCTGGAGGTTGTGCCGGAACTGGAGCTCCAGGTCGAGCAGCCCCAGCGCTTTGTCTCCCGCGGTGGCGAAAAGCTTTTGGCGGCGGTTGAAGCCTTCCCTTTGGGCCTTGAACAGAGGATTTGTCTGGATGGGGGCATCTCCACCGGCGGGTTCACCGATTGTTTGCTGCAGCACGGTGCATCCCGGGTCTATGGGGTGGATGTGGGCTACGGCCAAACGGCCTGGAGCCTGCGCACCGATGAGCGCTTGGTGCTGAAGGAGCGCACCAATCTGCGCCACCTCCAACCTGAAGATCTCTACGGGGAGGGTGATCTTTGGCCTGATTTGGCGGTGGCGGACGTCTCCTTCATCCGCCTGGCCCTGGTGCTTCCGGCCCTGGGTCGTTTGTTGCAGAGCGCGAGGCGCGAGGCGGTGCTGTTGGTCAAGCCCCAGTTCGAGGTGGGGAAGGAGCGTGTTGGCAAAGGCGGTGTGGTCCGTGACCCCCTGGCCCATGCCGATGCCATTGCTGGGGTGATCGCAGCGGCGGCAGCCGAGGGGTGGCGCGGCTGCGGTGTGGTGGCTTCACCGATCACCGGGCCTGCGGGCAACCACGAATATCTGCTCTGGCTGCGTTCCGGTGAATGGAGTGACCAAGAGAAAACCTCCGAAGCACCTCCCGATGGGGTGTGCATTCGGAGGTTGGTGGAGCAGACCTTGGCCAGCTAA
- a CDS encoding P-II family nitrogen regulator has product MKKIEAIIRPFKLEDVKLALVNAGIVGMTVSEVRGFGRQKGQVERYRGSEFTVEFLQKLKLEIVVDDARVDTVVSAVQEAARTGEIGDGKIFISPVESVVRIRTGDKDNSAI; this is encoded by the coding sequence ATGAAAAAAATCGAGGCCATCATTCGCCCCTTCAAGCTCGAAGACGTGAAGCTGGCCCTGGTGAATGCCGGCATCGTCGGTATGACCGTGAGCGAAGTGCGCGGCTTTGGTCGCCAGAAGGGCCAAGTCGAGCGCTACCGCGGTTCTGAATTCACCGTTGAGTTTTTGCAGAAGCTCAAGCTGGAGATCGTGGTGGATGACGCCCGCGTCGACACCGTTGTCAGCGCCGTCCAAGAGGCCGCCCGCACCGGCGAGATTGGCGACGGCAAGATCTTCATCAGTCCAGTGGAGTCCGTCGTCCGAATCCGCACCGGCGACAAGGACAACAGCGCCATCTGA
- the queF gene encoding preQ(1) synthase, whose product MTATATTRTPLYGERAIAEAELICFDNPRPERPYEVSITLPEFTCKCPFSGYPDFATLRLTYQPGPRVMELKAIKLYVNSYRDQSISHEEVTNRILDDFVAACAPVWMQLEADFNPRGNVHTVIRACHGTRQPC is encoded by the coding sequence ATGACTGCGACCGCAACAACCCGTACCCCTCTCTACGGAGAACGTGCCATTGCTGAGGCGGAGCTGATCTGTTTCGACAACCCCAGGCCTGAGCGTCCCTACGAGGTCTCGATCACCCTGCCGGAATTCACCTGCAAGTGCCCGTTCTCGGGGTATCCCGATTTCGCAACACTGCGTCTGACCTATCAACCCGGTCCGCGGGTGATGGAGCTCAAGGCGATCAAGCTCTATGTCAACAGCTACCGCGACCAGTCGATCTCCCATGAGGAGGTGACAAATCGCATCCTGGATGACTTCGTTGCCGCCTGCGCTCCGGTCTGGATGCAGCTGGAGGCGGATTTCAATCCCCGTGGGAATGTCCATACGGTGATCCGGGCCTGCCACGGGACCCGTCAGCCCTGCTGA